The Quercus lobata isolate SW786 chromosome 9, ValleyOak3.0 Primary Assembly, whole genome shotgun sequence region TCACGGTTTCGAAGTACGAATTTTGCTATAAATCCAAAAGTTTAATACTtagaagaaaatagaaaaaaagaaaagaaaaaaaagatcaaaaaggaAGCAAGGCAATAATTTTTCAAGTATATCTATACCTTTAACACTTTCagattaaattattttctcaagttatttcaatattttgagtAATCAAATTATATGTCTAAGCTTTTGGCCTTTTAATTAATCTCTTACTTTAATTGTTAGTAACTATGTATGGgctaattttgtttatttgttttaatatataaaatgtatattTGTAGTTAATTGAGATTGTGGAGAATCCTAAAAGTGATAATGAGTCCAGAAAATTCTAAACAAACTTGTATTGAGATAGAATTTGCAAATCTTCCTTTGGATTCTTCtttaagaagaaatttttttattattttcctaaaGATATAGATCAAGTTTGAAGAATATATCTACAATGTGGACCTTATCAACTAGTTGACCATACTTTTCCAcaaagagaatttgaaaaaataaagtgtTGATCTAATTCAACATGGTTCAATGAATATAAggatcaaattttttattattttcttttaatgttgTCCTCTTAAGCTTAAGTGTTCGTTTGGCATTAGATtataagctaattttttttgtatatttcaTGTACTATTTGCGGGTTTTACATAGCTtttttttgtctcaattttatttcaaataatttacttttagtttttgaaaataaattagcccttgattttttttttctacatattaTACAAATCAATAAGCAATTCCCAAAACATAGAATCCATGAATTACATGGTAGAATTGAACTCATGGGGTCAGTTGACTTGACCACAACACTAATTAGATGTTAACATTTTCCTTGGCGAATTAGTTTCTATTAAGGTTTAAATTCCACGAGGCCATGTTGCTCAATTCAAcacgtttatttattttttttttttaaaaaaaactgaaaaatgctaaaaacataaaaaagtcTACAACTTTTATCACAACTAGTGTGTAACTTCGTGTATATGCAcgagtacaattaaaaacaattataatcaCATAGTTCAAAAGATACATGGTATTAGCttgcatattttttaaatgggaaaattacactttaccccaTTGTGGTTTGCCAGAAAAACACTTTGcttacccgtggtttaaaaatTGGCATTTTACCCACCTAAAGTAAGCTTTATTTGTCTCTCGTTACTCACCTCTATTAAAAGTAAggataaatttgtattttttctactcttttatatctctctcctcccaaaacataaaaaacaaacaagagaccaattaagtaaaatttatttagccttctaaaaaatgtataatttattgacaattttaaatttttgttaataaaaagaAGGGGGAGTGGgcaaatttaaaactttaaggactttttcttttgagaaactttAAGTGTTAAAATAACTTATTTGAAATATCAGGGACTAAAAGTGCTCACCATGTAAACTAGAATTCCAtatgaaaaacaataataataaatatctaATGCTAGAATATATAATTCCATATAAACATAGTCATAATAAATGtctattaataattataatattataaaatttcatattgaaaaaatatttttaaaattaaaaaaaaaaaaatatatatatatatatatatatattaaacataacTCGTTTGGTaagtaaatgaatttcattCTTGACCAAACCCCACAGCTCATTTATAACCCTAGTCAAGGCGCAAGGGCTATATAAAGGTGTCCATGTGAAGTAATATGTTCCCAAGTAACCCATTCAACTCAAAAACGTAGTAGCTTCACCAAAGACCTGAGTCAATGGCTCTTAACCTACTTGCTTCACTCCCTATCTGCAATTTCAATAGACTACCACCTATCCCATCTAAAGGTCCTATCTCACTTGTAAAATCCAGAAGTGGCATCGTTGTCCAATGCATGCCAGCCAGCAAAATATCAAATAGTCCCACTGCTTTGCGGCGATCAGCAAATTACCAACCTACCGATTGGCACTATAACTACATTCAGTCATTGAGAAATGAATATACGGTACGCTTGTGTTACTGttttcatttgttaattttactAGTGATAGTAATTGTTAATAATGGAAACTGATTATACCCATTAATGACAAACTTGTGATGTAGGGGGAATCATGCACTAGACAAAATAATATGTtaaaggaacaagtgaggatgATGCTTCACAAAGTGGTGGATCCTATAGAGCAACTCGAGCTGATAGATATCTTGCAGAGATTGGGAATATCTTATCACTTTGaggaagaaataaagaaaatattagaaGGACTTTACAACAATATTGACAATGGTAGTGATACTGACACGTGGAAGACGAAGAATTTATATGCCACAGCTCTTAAATTTAGACTCCTAAGACAACATGGATATATTGTGTCTCAAGGTATTAaagcatattaaaaaaaaaattgacaagtGGGTGTTTACTGTTTATGCCTAAGATAAAAAATGAAGTATAGTTTCTTAGATTTTGTAACTTAGGttatccaattaaattcaactatgcATGTGGTCATTTTGATCAATAAATtatatggttgaatttaatgtattgagaaaaaataacattGTTGATTAATgcatctatatatatagttaaatttaattagaaaaccTATAAATATAATATCGAAAAACTAGTATCGAATTTTTAATGCCTAATCCTTCATTTATAGTTAACATTATTTTGTTGGTCTTCATAGAAGTTTTCAATAGTTTCATGGATGAGAGAGGAAATTTCAAAGCATGCCTTTGCGAGGATACGAAGGGTATGCTATCCTTGTATGAAGCCTCATTCCTTtctatagaaaatgaaaatatcttAGAAGATGCAAGAGAATTCTCAACAAAACATCTGAAAGTATACGTCAAGaagaataaagataaaaatcttTCTGCTTTAGTGAGCCATTCCTTGGAGGTTCCACTACATTGGAGGATGCTTAGGTTGGAAGCAAGGTGGTTCATTgatatatatagaaaaagagaagacaTGAACACTATCTTGCTTGAGCTTGCAGAATTGGATTTCAACATGGTACAAGCAACCCACCAAGAAGATCTAAAAGAATTGTCAAGGTAAAAACTAAGAAGCATGGATACGTTTGGATACAAGTAGAAAAACTAGTATACGATATATTGGGGATAtgtgaatttatatatatatatgttaagaatatattaatttaagagTAATAATGAATATTAAAGTAAATCTCTAATCATTAAATCATATTATGATGTTCATAATGCAAATTAAGattcaaaaaagtaaataacaataACTAGATAAATGTTCAACATTGAagtcaatatataaaaaatataaataagaaataagTTAATAACCTTAGGTTTTAAGCTTTTGTTTAATTTACTAAACTTGAAAGACGCATTAATTGCTATAATTAATTATAACACTCATGTATTCTTCTTTTGTTCAAACAAAGGTCGTGGAAGAGCACAGGCCTtgcagaaaatttgaattttgtgagGGATAGGCCATTGGAGTGTCTCTTATGGACAATGGGAGTAATGTTTCAGCCACAATTTGGATATTTTAGGAGAACAATAGCAAAGTTCGTTGCACTAATAACAGTAATAGATGATATTTATGATGTATATGGCACTTTGGATGAACTGGAGTGCTTCACAAATGCTGTTGAGAGGTTTGTAACATCAATGAGGCTATGTCTCGAATGCTTTAAAGCTATCTCTAACATATAGACTTAATGTTAACGGTACTCCGTATGATTCTAGATGGGATATCAACGCAATGGATGGG contains the following coding sequences:
- the LOC115960914 gene encoding myrcene synthase, chloroplastic-like is translated as MALNLLASLPICNFNRLPPIPSKGPISLVKSRSGIVVQCMPASKISNSPTALRRSANYQPTDWHYNYIQSLRNEYTGESCTRQNNMLKEQVRMMLHKVVDPIEQLELIDILQRLGISYHFEEEIKKILEGLYNNIDNGSDTDTWKTKNLYATALKFRLLRQHGYIVSQEVFNSFMDERGNFKACLCEDTKGMLSLYEASFLSIENENILEDAREFSTKHLKVYVKKNKDKNLSALVSHSLEVPLHWRMLRLEARWFIDIYRKREDMNTILLELAELDFNMVQATHQEDLKELSRSWKSTGLAENLNFVRDRPLECLLWTMGVMFQPQFGYFRRTIAKFVALITVIDDIYDVYGTLDELECFTNAVERWDINAMDGLPEYMKLCFFALHNSVNELAFDILKEQGVNIIRYLKKVWADLCRAYLLEAKWYHNRYTPSLQEYIENAWISVAGPNLMVQAYFCVTNPLTSEALDCLEEYPNMIRWSTLISRLADDLGTSTDEIKRGDVPKSIQCYMNETGASEEDAREYIRCMISATWKKMNEVRVASSPFSQTYIDISFNVARMAQFMYQHGDGHGAGNHETKGHILSLLIQPIPLNKNRCD